A region from the Triticum aestivum cultivar Chinese Spring chromosome 3D, IWGSC CS RefSeq v2.1, whole genome shotgun sequence genome encodes:
- the LOC123077429 gene encoding zinc finger CCCH domain-containing protein 2, with product MMMMSEGVSVPPWGNHLPVSGVDAGGGGDETPFLFAALRQYLPCNDLVGAGAGAAEDEDEAAAMAAAVDAYACDEFRMYDFKVRRCARGRSHDWTECPFAHPGEKARRRDPRKYHYSGTACPDFRKGGCKRGDACEYAHGVFECWLHPARYRTQPCKDGTACRRRVCFFAHTPDQLRAMPSQHSSPRSTPLSPLAESYDGSPLRRQAFESYLSKSIMSSSPTSTLLSSPPKSPPSESPPLSPDGAASYRRGSWPGVGSPVNDVLASLRQLRLAKAQASPSGGWSGYPTSPAAYGSPKAAGLYSLPTTPMGTQTSASSFMANLEPLNLRFIDDEEPVQRVESGRALREKVFERLSRDGAAPRSCEVVGAGAGGPDVGWVSDLIN from the coding sequence ATGATGATGATGAGCGAGGGAGTGAGCGTGCCGCCGTGGGGCAACCACCTCCCGGTGAGCGGCGTCGAcgccggcggcggaggcgacgaGACGCCGTTCCTGTTCGCGGCGCTGCGCCAGTACCTGCCGTGCAACGACCTTgtcggcgcgggcgcgggcgccgcggaggacgaggacgaggcggcggccatggcggcggcggtggacgcctACGCCTGCGACGAGTTCCGCATGTACGACTTCAAGGTGCGCCGGTGCGCGCGCGGCCGCAGCCACGACTGGACCGAGTGCCCCTTCGCGCACCCGGGGGAGAAGGCGCGCCGCCGCGACCCGCGCAAGTACCACTACTCCGGCACCGCCTGCCCGGACTTCCGCAAGGGCGGGTGCAAGCGCGGGGACGCCTGCGAGTACGCGCACGGCGTCTTCGAGTGCTGGCTCCACCCGGCGCGCTACCGCACGCAGCCCTGCAAGGACggcaccgcctgccgccgccgcgtctGCTTCTTCGCGCACACCCCGGACCAGCTCCGTGCCATGCCGTCCCAGCACTCCAGCCCCAGGAGCACGCCCCTGTCGCCGCTCGCCGAGTCCTACGACGGCTCGCCGCTCCGCCGCCAGGCGTTCGAGAGCTACCTCAGCAAGAGCATCATGTCCTCCTCGCCCACCAGCACCCTGCTCTCCTCGCCGCCCAAGTCGCCCCCCTCCGAGTCGCCGCCATTGTCTCCCGACGGGGCCGCCTCCTATCGCCGCGGTTCTTGGCCCGGTGTCGGGTCGCCCGTCAATGACGTCCTCGCCTCGCTCCGCCAGCTGCGCCTCGCCAAGGCGCAGGCGTCCCCGTCCGGTGGATGGTCCGGCTACCCCACCTCCCCTGCTGCCTACGGCTCGCCCAAGGCCGCCGGCCTCTACAGCCTCCCCACCACCCCCATGGGCACCCAGACTAGCGCTTCCAGCTTCATGGCCAACCTGGAGCCACTGAACCTCCGCTTCATCGACGACGAGGAGCCAGTCCAGAGGGTGGAGTCCGGGAGGGCGCTCCGGGAGAAGGTGTTCGAGCGGCTGAGCCGAGACGGTGCCGCGCCCCGCAGCTGCGAGGTCGTCGGTGCCGGAGCGGGAGGCCCCGACGTCGGCTGGGTCTCCGACCTGATCAACTGA